The candidate division KSB1 bacterium sequence TGCTGCCAGCTCAGATCCCGTACGACTTGCTTTTGCTCCCGCTTGGCAATCAGAAAGTTCTCGATCACGAGATAGTCCATGTCGGTGCGCAGGAAGCACGCCAGGGCCTCGGCGGGCCGGCAGACGATGGGCTCGCCGCGCACGTTGAAAGAGGTGTTGATCAACAGCGGGCAGCCGGTGAGATCGGCGAAGGCTTTGATCAACGCATAAAAGCGGGGATTATCATCGGGATGCACGGTTTGAATGCGCGCGGAATAGTCGACATGGGTGACCGCCGGAATCGTCGAGCGCACGTTTTTGAGCTTGTCCAGCCCCTTTATGCCGTGTTCGTCAACGGGCAATCGCCACCGTTCGCGCACCGGCGCGACCAGCAGCATGTAGGGGCTTTCGCGGTCGAGCAAAAAGTATTCGGCGGCGCGCTCGACCAGCACCGCCGGCGCGAAGGGCCGGAAGCTTTCCCGGAACTTGATCTTGCGATTCATCAGCGTTTGCATGCGGGGCGAGCGCGGATCGCCCAAAATGCTGCGGTTGCCGAGTGCGCGCGGACCGAACTCCATGCGCCCCTGAAACCAGCCGACGACATTTTCTTCGGCCAGCAGCCGGGCCACCGTCGGCGCGATCTCCAAATCGCTGAGCTTGGTGAAGGCCACCCCGTTGGCGGCAAGCAAGGCTTCGATCTCTGCGGTGTGATAATGCGGACCCAGATAGGAGCCGCGCTGGGCATCGCGGCCATTGGGCGGGAGACGGCGTTCCGCACCGAGGTAGCGATACCACGTATAAAGCGCTGCCCCCAGCGCGCCGCCAGCATCACCGGCCGCCGGTTGAATCCAAATGTCATCAAAAGGACCTTCCCGCAGCAGACGGCCGTTGCCCACACAGTTGAGCGCCACCCCGCCGGCCAGCACGAGTTTTTTCATCCCGGTCTCGCGATGCACGTGGTGCGCCATGCGCAGCATGATCTCTTCGGTGACGGCCTGCACCGAGGCTGCCAGGTCCATCTCGCGCTGGGTCAGCGGGGCATCCGGCTGGCGTGGCGGACCGCCGAACAGCCGGGCAAAGCGCGCGTTGGTCATGGTCAGCCCGGCGCAATAATCGAAATACTTCATGTTCA is a genomic window containing:
- a CDS encoding carbamoyltransferase encodes the protein MTRPAKKDTINILGLSAFYHDSAACLVRNGEIIAAAQQERFSRRKHDPDFPAAAIAYCLQEAGLQASQLDYVAFYDKPFIKFERLLLTYLAYAPHGLLSFLKAVPLWLKRKLWLKEYLQKELGFQGKIIFPEHHESHAASAFYPSPFTEAAFLTIDGVGEWATASYGVASGNTLQLRAELQFPHSLGLLYSAFTYFTGFKVNSGEYKLMGLAPYGEPVYAGIIRKELLDLREDGSFRLNMKYFDYCAGLTMTNARFARLFGGPPRQPDAPLTQREMDLAASVQAVTEEIMLRMAHHVHRETGMKKLVLAGGVALNCVGNGRLLREGPFDDIWIQPAAGDAGGALGAALYTWYRYLGAERRLPPNGRDAQRGSYLGPHYHTAEIEALLAANGVAFTKLSDLEIAPTVARLLAEENVVGWFQGRMEFGPRALGNRSILGDPRSPRMQTLMNRKIKFRESFRPFAPAVLVERAAEYFLLDRESPYMLLVAPVRERWRLPVDEHGIKGLDKLKNVRSTIPAVTHVDYSARIQTVHPDDNPRFYALIKAFADLTGCPLLINTSFNVRGEPIVCRPAEALACFLRTDMDYLVIENFLIAKREQKQVVRDLSWQQQFELD